In Caldisericum sp., the DNA window CACAATCCAGGGAACAGGTGGAGGAAAGACTCATACATATGATGTTACACTGGTTGTTCAGCCTAACGCTCCTATGCTTGACCACTTTGAGTTTTCTCCAATATCATCCCCTAAGGTAGCAAATACTTCTTTCACCGTCACAATCACTGCAAAAGATCAGTATGGTAATACTTACACAGGATTTAACTCATCAATTAATCTTTCTGTTAACAAAGGCTCAATATCTCCAACAACCACTTCAAACTTTGTTAACGGAGTTCTTTCTAACTTTCAGGTTACAATCCCTACTGCCAATACAGGTGTTACAATCACTGCAACTTACTCAGGTAAAACAGGCACAAGCAACTCATTTGACGTAAACCCCACAATCACCGCCTCAGCAGGTTCTGGTGGGTATATATCGCCATCAGGAACTATTTCAGTTAACTATGGAGAATCAAAAACATTCACAATAACTCCTTATTCTGGGTATAAGATTTCAAATGTCCAAGTTGATGGAGTTTCGGTTGGTGCAGTATCAACTTATACATTTCAGAATGTTACAGCCAATCATACAATTGAAGCAAGTTTTGAGAAAGAGATAAATCAAATAGTTATTGTCCTTCAAGTAGGTAATTCTGCCTTTGCAGTTAATGGGGAGACACGATATCTTGATTCTCCTCCTATCATTAAGAATGGGAGGACGCTTGTTCCAATAAGAACAATCATTGAAGCATTGGGAGGAACAGTCCAGTGGAATCCTGATGAAAAGAGAGTAGATATTATATTAGGGAATAATCATCTCATATTTCAAATTGGTAATCCTAATGCATATGTGAATGGGGTTCAGAAATTCATTGATGCATCAAATACGAAGGTATATCCTGAGATTATCAATGGAAGGACAATGATACCTCTGAGATTTGTTGCTGAAAATCTTGGTTGTGATGTTAAGTGGGATCCTAATACACAAACAATTACGATAACATATGGAGGATAAAAAATAGAATTATTGTAAACCTTTATCGAAATTAATTTTAACTTTTTACCTCTTTTTAGTAAAATTAAAAAGGAGGATAAGATGCCTGATAATGTTAAGAAAATTGACAAGTATGAGATCATAGAGGAGATAGGCAGAGGTGGAATGGCTATTGTCTATAAGGGATTGCATCCTTTCCTTGAGGAATATGTTGCAATAAAGGTGCTTCCAGAATATTTTGTGCAGGATAGGGAATTTGTTGAGAGGTTTACAAGG includes these proteins:
- a CDS encoding copper amine oxidase N-terminal domain-containing protein, whose translation is TIQGTGGGKTHTYDVTLVVQPNAPMLDHFEFSPISSPKVANTSFTVTITAKDQYGNTYTGFNSSINLSVNKGSISPTTTSNFVNGVLSNFQVTIPTANTGVTITATYSGKTGTSNSFDVNPTITASAGSGGYISPSGTISVNYGESKTFTITPYSGYKISNVQVDGVSVGAVSTYTFQNVTANHTIEASFEKEINQIVIVLQVGNSAFAVNGETRYLDSPPIIKNGRTLVPIRTIIEALGGTVQWNPDEKRVDIILGNNHLIFQIGNPNAYVNGVQKFIDASNTKVYPEIINGRTMIPLRFVAENLGCDVKWDPNTQTITITYGG